From Rutidosis leptorrhynchoides isolate AG116_Rl617_1_P2 chromosome 3, CSIRO_AGI_Rlap_v1, whole genome shotgun sequence, a single genomic window includes:
- the LOC139901406 gene encoding toll/interleukin-1 receptor-like protein has product MSSASNSTVHNSFKYDLFLSFRGEDTRKNFVDHLYCALEQSGLRTYKDDERIEKGKRISDELITSIQDSKFHIIVFSKNYASSSWCLDELVYIMEWRKIIQEKTVYPIFYDVKPSDVRKQSGLVGKAFAKLKNEETASNWKDALKEASELAGWELKSVANGHEAKLIQQIIDKISRELSYTSSSTDITEMGMIEGLGAMDLKDNNNNNDRVLGMMKGLGDRATTNLINTVVDHISFEFGKELSKASLSGLKSLHKLADGRVKSRLWVPLKSATKSATKYLKLRGLSSVRKSATKAPQ; this is encoded by the exons ATGTCTTCTGCTTCAAATTCAACCGTTCACAATAGCTTTAAGTATGATCTGTTTTTAAGTTTTAGAGGTGAAGACACTCGAAAGAACTTTGTTGATCATCTTTACTGTGCTCTCGAGCAAAGTGGTCTTCGTACTTACAAAGACGACGAGAGAATTGAGAAAGGAAAAAGGATCAGCGACGAACTTATTACATCCATTCAAGACTCGAAATTCCACATAATCGTATTTTCTAAAAACTATGCATCTTCGTCTTGGTGTTTAGATGAGCTTGTGTACATTATGGAGTGGCGGAAAATTATCCAAGAAAAAACCGTTTACCCCATCTTCTATGATGTTAAACCCTCTGATGTTCGCAAACAAAGTGGCCTAGTTGGAAAAGCATTTGCAAAACTTAAAAATGAAGAAACTGCTTCGAATTGGAAAGACGCTCTTAAAGAAGCTTCGGAATTAGCTGGATGGGAGTTAAAGAGCGTTGCTAATGG GCATGAAGCTAAATTAATCCAACAAATTATTGATAAGATTTCACGAGAGTTAAGTTACACTAGTTCAAGCACGGACATAACAGAGATGGGGATGATCGAGGGGTTGGGAGCGATGGATttaaaggataataataataataatgatcgtgTATTGGGGATGATGAAGGGGTTGGGAGATCGTGCGACGACAAATTTGATAAATACTGTTGTTGATCACATATCGTTCGAGTTCGGTAAAGAACTTTCAAAAGCTTCTTTGTCCGGTTTAAAATCTTTACATAAACTAGCAGATGGACGTGTTAAATCAAG GTTGTGGGTCCCACTGAAAAGTGCCACAAAAAGCGCCACAAAATATCTAAAGCTTCGAGGTTTAAGTAGCGTTCGCAAAAGCGCCACAAAAGCACCACAATAG